The region CGCGTTTTTCTTTTGGAAAAATTCCCCAAGCAAAATAATAACGGAGGTGAACACACTAATGAGTGAAGCAATTATTGCTAAAAAAGCGGAACTAGTTGACGTAGTAGCTGAAAAAATGAAAGCTGCTGCATCTATCGTCGTTGTGGATGCTCGTGGTTTGACAGTTGAGCAAGATACAGTTCTTCGTCGTGAGCTTCGTGGAAGCGAAGTTGAGTATAAAGTTATTAAAAACTCAATCTTGCGTCGTGCAGCTGAAAAAGCTGGTCTTGAAGATCTTGCATCTGTATTTGTTGGACCATCTGCAGTAGCATTTTCTAACGAAGATGTTATCGCACCAGCGAAAATCTTGAACGACTTTTCTAAAAACGCTGAAGCACTTGAAATCAAAGGTGGTGCAATCGAAGGCGCTGTCGCATCTAAAGAAGAGATTCTTGCTCTTGCAACTCTTCCAAACCGCGAAGGACTTCTTTCTATGCTCCTTTCTGTACTTCAAGCGCCAGTGCGCAACGTTGC is a window of Streptococcus mitis DNA encoding:
- the rplJ gene encoding 50S ribosomal protein L10 → MSEAIIAKKAELVDVVAEKMKAAASIVVVDARGLTVEQDTVLRRELRGSEVEYKVIKNSILRRAAEKAGLEDLASVFVGPSAVAFSNEDVIAPAKILNDFSKNAEALEIKGGAIEGAVASKEEILALATLPNREGLLSMLLSVLQAPVRNVALAVKAVADNKEDAA